Proteins co-encoded in one Candidatus Margulisiibacteriota bacterium genomic window:
- a CDS encoding thioredoxin domain-containing protein: MLNTKIIAILANTIPILKLPTARISREHFNGIPQQHLETFWAMFSEYPELLDEDGNINLTSDNFSQIYDWLQAKIVSTVKITITDEIRKFTQRYNKFSYSSSRKELSVKGEITEEEAGELESLEIKQTDKKALMELIRLSGEIIPGQEIYNMILKGQRQIFDKMILGDPGKTLVLFWQEGCYPCKSAIRQLDEHKSYLYGDIKIYIAAIEDNILPHKDYKDVIRGTPAFLYFEKGELQKTILGCRSMKTYAEEFDFEIIGLPEDFYGYKEPETKTQGKSEKQPWYVRLKRFIYR, encoded by the coding sequence ATGCTAAACACTAAAATAATCGCTATTCTTGCAAATACAATACCAATTCTGAAGCTACCCACAGCCAGGATTAGTCGTGAGCATTTTAACGGTATCCCACAGCAGCATCTGGAAACCTTTTGGGCTATGTTTTCCGAATATCCGGAATTGCTGGATGAGGATGGCAATATTAACCTGACTTCAGATAATTTTTCTCAGATATATGATTGGCTTCAGGCAAAAATTGTTAGCACTGTTAAAATAACCATAACAGACGAAATCAGGAAATTTACGCAGCGCTACAATAAGTTTTCATATAGTAGCTCCAGAAAAGAGTTAAGCGTTAAGGGTGAAATTACGGAAGAGGAAGCCGGTGAACTGGAAAGCCTGGAAATAAAGCAAACAGATAAAAAAGCTTTAATGGAACTGATTAGATTATCCGGAGAAATAATTCCCGGACAGGAAATTTATAACATGATACTTAAAGGACAACGACAAATATTCGACAAGATGATTTTAGGGGATCCGGGTAAAACCCTGGTGTTATTCTGGCAGGAAGGTTGCTACCCATGCAAGTCAGCTATCAGACAACTTGATGAGCATAAGAGCTATCTTTACGGTGATATTAAAATTTACATTGCTGCCATCGAAGACAACATTTTACCCCATAAAGATTATAAGGATGTAATTAGGGGTACACCTGCTTTTTTATATTTTGAAAAAGGAGAACTTCAAAAAACTATATTGGGTTGCAGATCAATGAAAACGTATGCTGAGGAGTTTGATTTTGAGATTATCGGTCTGCCTGAGGATTTTTATGGTTATAAAGAGCCTGAAACCAAAACACAGGGAAAATCTGAAAAACAACCATGGTATGTAAGACTTAAAAGATTTATTTATAGATAA
- a CDS encoding lysophospholipase, translated as MHNQDFTFKAEDGINLSARCWLPETTPKAVIILVHGIGEHSGRYEELAAFFTANNICIMAFDLRGHGKSEGKRGHTPSYSNWMKDLKIFIDICRKKFPDLPFILYGHSLGGNLAINYILRYKPELAGAIATSPELRLAFKPAFWKRWLAQFINFCWPSLTMPSGLEVDFISHDPQVIEAYKVDPLVHDRISARCYTGFMKAGEWAIKNSSNLCLPLLLLHGSEDHITSAPASEEFASKAGKLCVFRLWNGYYHELHNELEKAKVFNYILDWIKTIIYK; from the coding sequence GTGTTGGTTGCCGGAAACAACCCCGAAAGCTGTTATTATTTTGGTCCATGGGATTGGTGAACATAGCGGCAGATATGAAGAATTGGCCGCCTTTTTTACGGCTAACAATATTTGTATTATGGCTTTTGACCTTCGCGGGCATGGCAAGTCCGAAGGAAAGCGCGGGCATACGCCCTCTTATTCAAACTGGATGAAGGACCTGAAAATTTTTATTGATATTTGCCGTAAAAAATTCCCTGATCTTCCTTTTATTCTCTATGGTCATAGTCTGGGAGGCAACCTGGCGATAAACTATATTTTGCGTTACAAGCCCGAGCTGGCCGGAGCTATAGCCACCAGCCCTGAGCTGCGGCTCGCCTTTAAGCCAGCTTTTTGGAAACGATGGCTGGCCCAGTTTATAAATTTCTGTTGGCCGTCACTCACCATGCCTTCTGGCCTGGAAGTTGATTTTATATCACATGATCCTCAGGTTATTGAGGCTTACAAGGTTGATCCGCTGGTACATGATCGCATTTCAGCGCGCTGCTATACCGGATTCATGAAGGCTGGAGAATGGGCTATCAAAAATTCATCAAATTTATGCCTGCCCTTGCTCCTGTTACATGGCAGCGAAGACCATATTACATCCGCGCCCGCAAGCGAAGAATTCGCTTCAAAGGCCGGAAAGCTCTGTGTTTTTAGATTATGGAATGGTTACTATCATGAACTGCATAATGAGCTAGAAAAAGCTAAGGTTTTTAACTATATCTTGGATTGGATAAAAACAATTATCTATAAATAA